A section of the Streptomyces sp. CG1 genome encodes:
- a CDS encoding MerR family transcriptional regulator, translating to MTVIDSTPVNSSPVDACTSAESARPRPDGQGRYTISEVAAFTGLRPHTLRWYEQIGLMAQVERSHAGQRRFDERDLEWLACVTKLRLTGMPVADMVRYAELVRRGPETYGERQRMLEQTRREVLARIAELHDTLTLLDTKIDFYAGAGQASEGA from the coding sequence ATGACGGTGATCGACAGCACCCCCGTGAACTCCTCGCCCGTGGACGCCTGTACGTCGGCGGAGTCGGCACGGCCTCGGCCCGATGGCCAGGGCCGCTACACGATCAGTGAGGTCGCGGCGTTCACGGGGCTCCGCCCGCACACGCTGCGCTGGTACGAGCAGATCGGTCTGATGGCGCAGGTGGAGCGGTCGCACGCCGGCCAACGGCGGTTCGACGAACGGGATCTGGAGTGGCTCGCCTGTGTGACCAAGCTGCGGCTGACCGGGATGCCGGTCGCGGACATGGTGCGCTACGCCGAGCTGGTCCGCCGGGGACCGGAGACCTACGGCGAACGGCAGCGGATGCTGGAACAGACCCGGCGCGAAGTCCTCGCACGGATCGCCGAGTTGCACGACACCCTCACCCTGCTGGACACCAAGATCGACTTCTATGCGGGCGCCGGCCAGGCGTCGGAAGGGGCCTGA
- a CDS encoding phytoene desaturase family protein, whose amino-acid sequence MRWEGGPVHRHTRTHETDDATSRTLERGHIEVHGMTSAVVVGGGPNGLTAAALLAKAGLDVTLLEAADEVGGGTRSHEALLPGLLHDHCSAIHPTAVTSPALRALGLEQHGLRWLTADIDCVHPLDDGSAGVLLRSVADTARLLGTDGDRYRALFATPVRHWDALAPEVMGPLLRFPSHPLLLARFGLPTALPATLLARLFTTPQAQALWVGVAAHAFRPLSRPFTSAIGLGILTAGHAAGWAVAEGGSQAIARSMETVLRKNGGTIHTGVRVTDPRRLPPADVTLLDLDPGQVAALYGDRLPARVRGAYQRFRRAPAAFKLDLAVEGGVPWTNEHARRAGTVHLGGPLAEVVRAERDVVAGRMPERPFVLVGQQYLADPSRSVGDVHPVYTYAHVPHGYDGDATEAILHQLERFAPGVRDRIVGRQATRPAAFAAANPNFAGGDIIAGARTTTQLLLGPRPTLEPYSTGLPGVFLCSAATPPGPGAHGMCGAGAAAAALRHLGVAADG is encoded by the coding sequence ATCCGCTGGGAAGGCGGGCCTGTTCACCGGCACACTCGTACACATGAGACGGATGACGCCACCTCGCGCACCCTCGAACGCGGTCACATCGAGGTGCACGGCATGACGTCCGCCGTGGTGGTCGGCGGTGGGCCCAACGGCCTCACTGCCGCCGCCCTGCTCGCCAAGGCGGGACTGGACGTCACACTCCTGGAAGCGGCGGACGAGGTCGGCGGCGGCACCCGCAGCCATGAGGCACTCCTTCCCGGACTCCTGCACGACCACTGCTCGGCCATCCACCCCACGGCCGTCACCTCCCCGGCACTGCGCGCACTCGGCCTCGAACAACACGGCCTGCGCTGGCTGACGGCGGACATCGACTGCGTCCACCCGCTGGACGACGGCAGCGCCGGGGTACTGCTGCGTTCCGTCGCGGACACCGCACGCCTGCTCGGGACCGACGGCGACCGGTATCGAGCCCTCTTCGCCACTCCGGTACGGCACTGGGACGCGCTGGCACCTGAGGTGATGGGCCCCCTGCTGCGGTTCCCCTCCCACCCGCTGCTGCTCGCCCGCTTCGGGCTGCCGACCGCTCTCCCCGCCACCCTCCTCGCCCGACTCTTCACCACCCCGCAGGCGCAGGCCCTGTGGGTGGGCGTCGCGGCGCATGCCTTCCGCCCACTGTCGCGCCCGTTCACTTCGGCGATCGGGCTCGGAATCCTAACCGCCGGACACGCCGCCGGCTGGGCCGTCGCCGAAGGCGGCTCACAGGCCATCGCCCGCAGCATGGAAACCGTGCTGCGCAAGAACGGCGGCACCATCCACACCGGCGTCCGCGTGACCGACCCCCGCCGGCTCCCGCCCGCCGACGTCACCCTCCTCGACCTCGACCCCGGCCAGGTCGCCGCCCTCTACGGAGACCGGCTCCCGGCCCGGGTGCGCGGCGCCTACCAGCGCTTCCGCCGTGCACCCGCCGCCTTCAAGCTCGACCTGGCTGTCGAAGGCGGCGTGCCCTGGACGAACGAGCACGCGCGACGGGCCGGCACGGTGCACCTCGGCGGCCCGCTCGCCGAGGTGGTCCGCGCGGAGCGGGACGTCGTGGCCGGACGAATGCCCGAGCGCCCCTTCGTACTGGTTGGCCAGCAGTACCTGGCCGACCCATCCCGCTCGGTGGGCGACGTCCACCCGGTGTACACGTACGCCCACGTCCCGCACGGCTACGACGGGGACGCGACCGAAGCGATACTCCATCAACTGGAGCGGTTCGCCCCCGGAGTCCGCGACCGCATCGTGGGCCGACAGGCCACCCGGCCCGCCGCGTTCGCTGCCGCCAACCCCAACTTCGCCGGGGGCGACATCATCGCCGGCGCCCGGACGACTACTCAGCTCCTCCTCGGTCCCCGCCCGACCCTGGAGCCGTACTCGACGGGCCTGCCGGGTGTGTTCCTGTGCTCGGCGGCGACCCCGCCCGGCCCTGGTGCGCACGGGATGTGCGGGGCCGGAGCCGCGGCCGCCGCGCTGCGCCACCTGGGGGTCGCGGCCGACGGTTGA
- a CDS encoding Dyp-type peroxidase, with product MVEPQPVIVPPARAAVFLVVAIAPGGEDTVRDLLEDVSALRRSVAFRAPAEELSCVVGIGSHAWDRLFSGPRPRQLHPFVDLVGPRHRALGTPGDLLFHVRSRRMDLCFELARLLGERLDGAATVADEAHGFKFFDERDLLGFVDGSENPEGQAADDAVFIGDEDADFAGGSYVIVQKYLHDMTAWNALSAEEQDKVIGRTKLANIELPDDVKPDDSHVALTTITDENGDERKIVRENMPFGSIEKGEFGTYFIGYARTPDVTEEMLRNMFLGRRPGRNDRILEFSVPVTGCLFHVPTVTFLDDLPAPPYGPAATDG from the coding sequence GTGGTGGAACCGCAGCCCGTCATCGTCCCGCCCGCCAGGGCGGCCGTGTTCCTCGTCGTCGCCATCGCCCCCGGTGGCGAGGACACGGTCCGCGACCTGCTCGAGGACGTCTCAGCCCTGCGCCGCTCGGTGGCCTTCCGCGCGCCCGCCGAAGAACTCAGCTGTGTCGTCGGCATCGGATCGCACGCATGGGACCGTCTGTTCAGCGGCCCACGGCCACGGCAGCTGCATCCCTTCGTGGACCTGGTCGGACCGCGCCATCGAGCCCTCGGCACACCGGGCGACCTGCTCTTCCATGTCCGCTCCCGCCGCATGGACCTCTGTTTCGAGCTGGCCCGGCTGCTGGGCGAGCGACTCGACGGAGCGGCCACCGTGGCCGACGAGGCGCACGGTTTCAAGTTCTTCGACGAACGCGATCTGCTCGGCTTCGTGGACGGCAGCGAGAACCCGGAGGGACAGGCCGCGGACGACGCCGTGTTCATCGGCGACGAGGACGCGGACTTCGCGGGCGGCAGCTATGTGATCGTGCAGAAATACCTGCACGACATGACGGCCTGGAACGCCCTCTCGGCCGAGGAACAGGACAAGGTCATCGGGCGGACCAAACTGGCCAACATCGAACTCCCCGACGATGTGAAACCCGACGATTCCCATGTCGCGCTCACCACCATCACCGACGAGAACGGCGACGAACGCAAGATCGTGCGGGAGAACATGCCCTTCGGCAGCATTGAAAAGGGCGAGTTCGGCACCTATTTCATCGGTTATGCCCGCACCCCGGACGTGACGGAGGAAATGCTGAGGAACATGTTCCTCGGCCGCCGTCCGGGCCGGAACGACCGGATTCTCGAATTCTCGGTGCCGGTCACGGGCTGCCTCTTCCATGTGCCCACCGTCACCTTTCTCGACGACCTTCCGGCCCCACCGTACGGCCCTGCGGCGACCGATGGTTAG
- a CDS encoding ATP-dependent Clp protease ATP-binding subunit, translating into MSMSFGAPFGSSDPFSELFNRFFGMSPASSPPAVQRVPIGRLLTESSQELLNLAAQRAVEDGTTDLDTEHLLWAATKVEPSRRLLAQVGVDPDTLAAEIAKILPRESGEPSAPPGLTPAAKRTLGAAYAQSQAAGVSYIGPEHILSALLGDSDTGAAKLLRAEGTDTRKLADLTEQAARADVLPAERKQPATTLDEYGRDLTEEAKAGKLDPVVGRGEEIEQTVEILSRRSKNNPVLIGEPGVGKTAIVEGLAQRIVAGEVPDTLKDKRVVALDLSGMVAGAQYRGQFEERLKKVIEDVQAAKGQIILFIDELHTVVGAGATGEGSMDAGNMLKPALARGELHVVGATTIDEYRKYVEKDAALERRFQPVMVPEPTVEETVQILEGLRDSYEAHHQVRFDDAALAAAAEMSDRYITDRFLPDKAIDVMDQAGARVRLRSAGRSTEVVSREDRIAKLRRELEQAVSVEDFEKASEVKREIAEVEGELAGIEERRAGVVSVTAADIADVVSRRTGIPVSQLTASEKEKLLKLEEEMHARIVGQDEAVTAVSQAVRRNRAGMGDPNRPVGSFLFLGPTGVGKTELAKTLAALLFGDEDRMIRFDMSEFQEKHTVARLVGAPPGYVGYEEAGQLTEKARRQPYSVVLFDEVEKAHPDVFNTLLQILDDGRLTDAQGRTVDFRHCVIIMTSNIGAHRILDHKGDVSELKGELMEDLRTRFLPEFLNRIDDIIIFHGLTEDDLGEIVDHLLEQSKRRVHAQGMTLEVTEAAKKLLIAHGHQPEFGARPLRRTIQAELDNRIATLLLGGEAEPGDTIVADVQHDSLHCTVRKNSSSGEPAETGAATTEQ; encoded by the coding sequence ATGTCGATGTCGTTCGGTGCACCGTTCGGTTCGTCGGATCCGTTCAGCGAGTTGTTCAACCGGTTCTTCGGGATGTCTCCGGCGTCCTCGCCCCCCGCGGTGCAGCGGGTGCCGATCGGCCGGCTGCTCACGGAATCGTCGCAGGAACTGCTGAACCTGGCTGCGCAGCGGGCGGTCGAGGACGGTACGACCGATCTGGACACGGAACATCTGCTGTGGGCGGCCACGAAGGTCGAGCCGTCCCGGAGGCTGCTCGCCCAGGTGGGCGTCGACCCCGACACGCTGGCGGCCGAGATCGCGAAGATCCTGCCGCGTGAGTCCGGCGAGCCGTCCGCGCCGCCGGGCCTCACCCCGGCGGCCAAGCGCACGCTCGGCGCCGCCTATGCCCAGTCGCAGGCCGCCGGTGTGTCGTACATCGGCCCCGAGCACATCCTCAGCGCGCTGCTGGGTGACAGTGACACGGGTGCCGCCAAGCTGCTGCGCGCCGAGGGCACGGACACGCGGAAACTGGCGGATCTCACTGAACAGGCGGCCCGGGCCGACGTACTGCCCGCCGAGCGGAAGCAGCCGGCCACGACGCTGGACGAGTACGGCCGGGACCTGACCGAGGAGGCCAAGGCGGGCAAGCTCGACCCGGTGGTGGGGCGTGGCGAGGAGATCGAGCAGACCGTCGAGATCCTCTCCCGGCGGTCCAAGAACAACCCCGTCCTCATCGGCGAACCCGGCGTCGGGAAGACCGCCATCGTGGAGGGGCTGGCACAGCGGATCGTGGCGGGGGAGGTGCCCGACACCCTGAAGGACAAGCGGGTCGTGGCGCTGGATCTGTCAGGGATGGTGGCGGGTGCGCAGTACCGGGGTCAGTTCGAGGAGCGGCTGAAGAAGGTCATCGAGGACGTCCAGGCCGCCAAGGGCCAGATCATCCTGTTCATCGACGAGTTGCACACGGTCGTGGGCGCGGGGGCGACGGGGGAGGGGTCCATGGACGCGGGCAACATGCTCAAGCCCGCACTCGCGCGCGGTGAACTGCATGTGGTCGGGGCCACGACGATCGACGAGTACCGCAAGTACGTGGAGAAGGACGCGGCGCTGGAGCGCCGGTTCCAGCCCGTGATGGTGCCGGAGCCGACGGTGGAGGAGACCGTGCAGATCCTGGAGGGTCTGCGCGACTCGTACGAGGCGCACCATCAGGTCCGCTTCGACGACGCGGCGTTGGCGGCCGCCGCCGAGATGTCCGACCGCTACATCACCGACCGTTTCCTGCCCGACAAGGCGATCGACGTGATGGACCAGGCCGGGGCACGGGTACGGTTGCGCAGCGCGGGCCGTTCCACGGAGGTGGTCAGCCGCGAGGACCGTATCGCCAAACTCCGCCGCGAGCTCGAACAGGCCGTGTCCGTGGAGGACTTCGAGAAGGCCTCGGAGGTGAAGCGGGAGATCGCGGAGGTGGAGGGCGAGCTCGCGGGCATCGAGGAGCGCCGGGCGGGCGTGGTGTCGGTGACGGCGGCGGACATCGCCGACGTGGTCTCACGCCGTACCGGGATCCCGGTGTCGCAGCTGACGGCGAGCGAGAAGGAGAAGCTGCTCAAGCTGGAGGAGGAGATGCACGCCCGGATCGTCGGCCAGGACGAGGCCGTGACGGCTGTGTCCCAGGCGGTGCGGCGCAACCGGGCGGGGATGGGCGACCCGAACCGGCCGGTGGGTTCCTTCCTCTTCCTCGGCCCCACGGGTGTGGGCAAGACCGAACTCGCCAAGACCCTGGCCGCGTTGCTGTTCGGGGACGAGGACCGGATGATCCGGTTCGACATGAGCGAGTTCCAGGAGAAGCACACCGTGGCCCGGCTCGTGGGTGCCCCTCCCGGATACGTCGGCTACGAGGAAGCGGGCCAGCTGACGGAGAAGGCGCGCCGCCAGCCCTACAGCGTGGTGCTGTTCGACGAGGTGGAGAAGGCGCACCCGGATGTCTTCAACACGCTGCTGCAGATCCTCGACGACGGCCGGCTGACCGACGCCCAGGGCCGCACGGTCGACTTCCGGCACTGCGTGATCATCATGACCTCCAACATCGGGGCGCACCGGATCCTCGATCACAAAGGTGATGTGTCGGAGCTGAAGGGCGAGTTGATGGAGGACCTGCGGACGAGGTTCCTGCCGGAATTCCTCAACCGGATCGACGACATCATCATCTTCCACGGGCTGACCGAGGACGACCTCGGGGAGATCGTGGATCATCTGCTGGAGCAGAGCAAGCGCCGCGTCCACGCGCAGGGCATGACGCTGGAGGTGACCGAGGCCGCGAAGAAGCTGCTGATCGCGCACGGTCATCAGCCCGAGTTCGGTGCCCGGCCGCTGCGCCGCACGATCCAGGCGGAACTCGACAACCGTATCGCCACCCTCCTGCTCGGTGGCGAGGCCGAGCCCGGGGACACCATCGTCGCCGACGTCCAACACGACTCCCTGCACTGCACGGTGCGGAAGAACAGCAGCTCCGGCGAGCCCGCCGAGACCGGCGCCGCGACGACGGAGCAGTGA
- a CDS encoding aldo/keto reductase has product MGNTIEQIRKVELGTGGPLVGVQGFGAMGISAAYGQTDDVSARDTLEAAVEAGVTLIDTADMYGVGANEEFLAPFVAAHRDEITLATKFGIEYRADDPGYRAIRNDPGYIKTAAEASLRRLNVEVIDLYYMHRRDPGIPLAESVGAMAELVREGKVKHLGLSEVTGAELREAHAVHRIAAVQTEWSLFSRDVERSVVGMAAELGVAFVPYSPLGRGFLTGSFTDADKELSGSDFRKLLPRYTGDNAKANTALLAPLHKIAAGHGATTAQIALAWVQQRAEVHGLTVVPIPGTRKRSRLLENAGATRITLSADELAVLEPLSGQVAGERYADMSLTSAARESQP; this is encoded by the coding sequence ATGGGCAACACCATCGAACAGATCCGCAAGGTCGAGCTGGGCACCGGCGGCCCCCTGGTCGGCGTCCAGGGCTTCGGTGCCATGGGCATCAGCGCCGCCTATGGGCAGACCGACGACGTCTCGGCCCGTGACACCCTGGAGGCCGCCGTCGAGGCGGGCGTCACCCTCATCGACACGGCCGACATGTACGGCGTCGGCGCCAACGAGGAGTTCCTCGCGCCGTTCGTGGCCGCGCACCGCGACGAGATCACGCTGGCCACCAAGTTCGGCATCGAGTACCGCGCGGACGATCCCGGTTACCGGGCCATCCGCAACGATCCCGGCTACATCAAGACGGCGGCCGAGGCGAGTCTGCGCCGCCTGAACGTCGAGGTCATCGACCTCTATTACATGCACCGCCGTGACCCCGGGATCCCGCTGGCCGAGTCGGTCGGCGCCATGGCCGAGCTGGTGCGGGAGGGCAAGGTCAAGCATCTCGGCCTGAGCGAGGTGACCGGTGCCGAACTGCGCGAGGCGCACGCCGTGCATCGCATCGCCGCCGTGCAGACGGAGTGGTCGCTGTTCAGCCGGGACGTGGAGCGCAGTGTGGTGGGCATGGCCGCCGAGCTGGGTGTCGCCTTCGTACCGTACTCACCGCTCGGCCGGGGCTTTCTCACCGGCTCCTTCACCGACGCGGACAAGGAACTGTCCGGGAGCGACTTCCGCAAGCTGCTGCCGCGTTACACCGGCGACAACGCCAAGGCGAACACCGCGCTCCTCGCCCCGCTGCACAAGATCGCGGCCGGTCACGGGGCGACCACGGCGCAGATCGCGCTGGCCTGGGTGCAGCAGCGGGCCGAGGTGCACGGTCTGACCGTGGTGCCGATCCCCGGAACACGCAAGCGCAGCCGCCTGCTGGAGAACGCCGGGGCCACCCGGATCACGCTGAGCGCCGACGAACTGGCCGTGCTCGAGCCGCTCTCCGGGCAGGTGGCGGGCGAGCGCTACGCGGACATGTCCCTCACCTCCGCCGCCCGGGAGTCCCAGCCATAG